One Helianthus annuus cultivar XRQ/B chromosome 12, HanXRQr2.0-SUNRISE, whole genome shotgun sequence genomic region harbors:
- the LOC110874490 gene encoding zinc finger protein JAGGED-like: MRNPLDLNHLPDDFTRDHSKQPLDDSSSAASGIYRKKKNSTKDERGKVYECRFCSLKFRKSQALGGHMNRHRQERETETLNQARELVFSTDNMITPPPHQLGGQPAVHGGYHYAAGFNMGGTVYPTRLFSGSSATILPPPPPSPPPPQPHQHLYASLPSRLTNPYLSQYSNSQFINDYFVDRYV, translated from the exons AT GAGAAACCCACTAGACCTCAACCATTTACCAGATGATTTTACCAGAGATCATAGCAAACAACCACTTGATGATTCCTCTTCTGCTGCATCTG GGATCtacagaaaaaagaaaaacagcaCAAAAGATGAAAGAGGGAAGGTTTACGAGTGTCGGTTTTGCTCCCTCAAGTTCCGCAAGTCTCAAGCTCTTGGTGGACACATGAACCGCCATCGCcaag AGAGggaaacagaaaccctaaaccAAGCTCGTGAACTGGTTTTCAGTACCGATAATATGATAACCCCGCCACCTCACCAACTAGG TGGGCAACCAGCCGTGCATGGAGGCTATCATTATGCGGCAGGCTTTAACATGGGTGGTACTGTTTATCCTACAAGACTATTTTCCGGCAGTTCCGCCACCATCTTGCCTCCTccaccaccatccccaccgcCGCCACAACCACATCAACATCTATACGCTTCCCTGCCATCTCGCCTCACTAATCCTTATTTGTCACAATATTCTAACTCACAATTCATAAACGACTACTTTGTGGACCGATATGTCTAG